The region AAGGATATTTCTTTGGAGCACATTTATTCTAATTTCTTTATTAGCAATGACGCTTTACATGTATTAGAAGATTTAAAAAGCATATATGGAACTAAAAACGCATTTGAAAATAAATTAAAATGTTTCGTAAACATTGACCCGATTTGTTTGTATGCCTATTATGGAGAGTGGCACGACAATCAGGAAGCGGATATGGAGGTGCTGAATAAATTAGTTCACATTCCGATTAACGCGAGTTTATACGAAGAGGCCGGCGCCAGCACCGTAAATGAATTAGCATTCGCGCTTTCTCATGTGAATGAATATTTTCATTTTCTCAATGAAAAAGGAAATTTAAAAGACAAAACTATTCATGCGATTTTTTCGATAGCTCCTGATTTTTTTACTGAAATCGCTAAGCTGCGCGCTTTCCGTAAACTTGTCGCGTTGTTGCAGGAATCATATGGCACTAATTTCCCGCTTCATATTCACGCTGAAACTGCACAGTTGGATAAAAGTGTGATGGATGTTTACACAAACATGTTGCGCACTACCACAGAAGCGATGAGTGCCGTGATAGGAGGTGCTAATAGTTTAAGTGTACTGCCATATAATGAAGGTTTCTCCGAAGTGAATGAGTTTTCATCGCGCATCGCACGAAATCAGCAGCACATTTTAAAAGACGAAAGTTATTTAAACAAGGTGAATGATATTGCGGCGGGTTCGTATTACATTGAAAGTATTACCGACCAATTGGCAGAAAAAGCCTGGGAACAATTCAAGTCTATTGAAGCGAAAGGTGGATTCATCGCGTGTTTAAAAAATAATTTTATTCAGACTTTAATTTCGGAAGGTGTGAGTACGCTAATTCATGAAGTTAAAGAAGGAAAGTTGGTTTTAGTTGGCGTAAATAAATTTCAGAACAAAGCTGAG is a window of Bacteroidota bacterium DNA encoding:
- a CDS encoding methylmalonyl-CoA mutase subunit beta, encoding MQKLFTEFEGTNSQKWKDQIVKDLKGIDFNQLIWKTHNGISVNPFYTTEDIKEKKEPLFSESDWDICEHILVKDEKQANQRAINALKNGASGLSFYIHQKINTAALIKDISLEHIYSNFFISNDALHVLEDLKSIYGTKNAFENKLKCFVNIDPICLYAYYGEWHDNQEADMEVLNKLVHIPINASLYEEAGASTVNELAFALSHVNEYFHFLNEKGNLKDKTIHAIFSIAPDFFTEIAKLRAFRKLVALLQESYGTNFPLHIHAETAQLDKSVMDVYTNMLRTTTEAMSAVIGGANSLSVLPYNEGFSEVNEFSSRIARNQQHILKDESYLNKVNDIAAGSYYIESITDQLAEKAWEQFKSIEAKGGFIACLKNNFIQTLISEGVSTLIHEVKEGKLVLVGVNKFQNKAEKVAAVPEGLSVKNSQAEITPIRPIRLAKSFEVENFKSANPLASN